The genomic stretch TATTAATCTATAGCTCAGAAGTGAATTCTTTGAATTCACTGTTTCCCTTATTCTCTTCTGCCCTTTGTTGTTGTACTTCTTTAGACCTGTTAAGCAAGTCCTTTAGAGCTCATTAGTTTGCAAAAGAGATTTCAGTAATAGGAGTCAAACTTTGCTATAGAGCTCCTGAATACATTCTACAAGTATactgggggaaggaaaaaaatatgatctAGTATGGCTATATTAACAAgaagtttgcatttttagaGTTTATATACTGCATAATGGTGAAAATTGGTATGCAAAACTATCAGCAATGGTAATTAaatagtaaacaaaaaaaacccaaacaaacaaaaaaaggatttatgCATGGAGTACAAGCAGCACAAAAGAAGTCGTCAACTTGAGATTTAATATgaatagcagaagaaaaatagtttaaaagcCAGTAAGATAATAGCTTGAGCAACAGCCCTAGTTGTTTGTAAAAACTTTTACTGGTTTTAGCAGCTAAAGACGACTACAACTTTCAAAAATGTGAAGTCTCGCAGAAACAGAATTAAAGcaaagatctttttttaaagaaaggcacTCTGTTCCCCTCTCAGGACTTTTCCCAGGGTTCATGGCATTGTTATCATACCCTAAAGCAGGCTGTTTTTTTTGATCAAATCacacatttttcactgaatttacCTAATCAAAGCAGTCGTAGTGACCTCTAACCTTTTGATAAGGAAGGAGGCAAAAGCAGAGAGTAACAGGTGAGCAAAGAGCAAAGCTTACCCCACTGTATGAAGAACTGTAAAGTTCTCTGTTCCCACtcaaaccagaaacaaacaagCTTTCAGATTATCAGTTCTCTTGAGAACTCTACTGCTTTTCTGTATCCAGCTCTAAAGGGTAGGATTCTACAAAATTAGTTTTCCATATCAATCACTTGCTCTGCAAAGTGCATCCAGAAACACCAGACTGATTTGATCAAACTTAGATTTCATGCTGGGTCTATTTATGAAGTATTACATGATCTCTCTGAGAAGTTTACTAGCTTTGcacatgaaaacatttcattctgGAAAGGGTAACTGTGGGTAATGTAAAATCAGTTTCTCCTTTATTATGTTAACTTAGTTATGATACTAACACATCTGTTAACTTAGCCTGCAAACTAGTAAGCTACTTGCTCTACCATGAGTTCATAAATTTATTTACTTCGAAACTGATGTCCTGTTTAGCAAAACAGTGCTTTGCTTCTTGAGCTAGAGAGAAACAAGATAAATGGTATGAATCGCTAATCTGACAAATAATTTGTAAACAGAGAGGGGCTGATAGGTATCTTTCACATTTCTAACATCGTTTTAAACTAATGCAGAATTAATAAGAGTAAGCTATTTAGCTTTGCCCATTAAATGAATGCATTGGGCAGCTATTGTAAAGCAGCTATAAAAGCCATTACATTTATACCCTTGATAACTCTTGAAACTGTTTGCTTATCCATAGCCTGTTCCAAGAATTCATAGAATCAATTCAGGACAAAGTCTTTGATTTGTTTGCACtaatagaaacaaaaagacTTGCATCTTCAagaatttagaaaagaaacagttatTTACAAAGTTCTTAGCATGCCTCTCTTTGCAAGTAAGCACACATCCAGGGTTATAGGTGATCTACTTAATCTCAGAGTTACAGTTTGGCTACAATTCTCTtcagtttgtgttttttttttttttttttttttttttttttttttttttaatgtgacctCATACTTACAGAGAAGTGCTGTAACAAttcatctttttcctcttcaatgAAGCCTCCAACTGTTAGTGCTTTGGGACGATGATCCACCACCATGTGATTCAACAtcccccttcctcttccaccACGACCCCGTCCTCGTCCTCTTCCTTGGGCTGGCACTGTCTTTCCTCGACCAACTGGCAAAATGCCTAAACGGGCAGCCTGTTTAAAGAAGGCAAATAACGTACAGAGCCACCCTCAGTTTGAAaggatttaaaacatttatatatcataaatacattaaaagcaTCAATCCAGAAAAACTCACCTCTACTTGTAATTGATTTAGCTTTTTTCGCAATTCAGTTGTGTCTTCTCCAGAAGAGAGTCTCTTATGGAAGTCCAGCTCTGCATCTAAAAGTTCCTTTTGTGCcttagagaaaaaggaagggaaaagcagaactgTAATGTGTGTTTTTAATGTTCTACTCCACTTCTTCAGCAATACATTTATGTAAGTGATATAGACAGATCAGTACACAATATCCATACTTTCctttaaattcagtttaattGCCTCCATCTCCCTCCCCCAACCCATTTTTTAAAGGACCCAGAATTCTCTGCTTCAGAATTGGAACAAGCCTGAATGAGCTACATGCAAAACTAGGTCATCCAAGTTCCTTAAAACCATAGCTTGCTTGTCCACGGTTATCACTCTAAAATTCAAAATGCTGCTTAGAAGTGTTTTGATCTGGTGTTGCTGCATTTTTAGGACACAATATCAGAAACAGTTACAAAAGACAGACAGGCAAGTGTCTTGCCCAATAAATACCTCTGTCTTGGACTTTAATTTTGATGGTGTAGAGGTTGTAGATGAAGTTTTTAATTCATCCTTTAACTGAGATATTTTTCCTGCTAGTTCTTTTAAGGTCTTCATTAtttctgctctctcttctgGTTTCATGGccttatttttctccagcttgGATATCAACATCtatgtattaataaaaaagcaGGAATATAAAATTCCAGGAAAAACAACACTGAACAGGCAGGTATCTACAAAATCAGAATGTATTTACTAAAAGACATTCCAGACTTACCTTCTGGcattctatttgtttttctaacatctcctgcttctttttcctcatgTCTTGTTGGAGTTTCATTGCCTCCTACATGAGAAGAAAATTCTTTCTATCAGTAAAAAGCTGTATAGCATTATATGTACTCATATATaccatattttcttcttcaaactATAGAAGTGAATGCCATAATGAAAACTTCTAGTCTACAAAACGTACAAGTATGAAGTGTATCcaatctgaagaaaaacaataaaaagttgCTAACTTTCTGCTGTGAAGTACTCTATGAAATTTTTGCCCTCTTAAGAAACATATCCTATGTTGTCATTTAAGTGTCTCATACCTGCAGAGATTAAAATCAGAGAAATGTCTcaagaaaacccagaaaacccCCACACAACCAAGTGTGTCAAGTAAGACACCCCAAAAGGAATACTCCCTTACCCATGATTAACCTCAATGTGCATTTGCAAGACAGTCCTATAACGATGACAAAAACTACACTAATGTAGAAAGCTATACAGCAATATTTGAGGTTTAAGTTGCCTATCAAACCTTTCTTTATAAAGTACTTTGATCACTATACTCTCAGTCAGCCAATGAATAGTAAAgcacctgtttttttttaagggcttCTTGCACATCATGAGGTTTAGACCCTGCACCAGGCTTCATAGATGTCTTTAAGTTTGAAGAACTGTAAACCATTTTTGAGTGGCTTGTAGAAGTAGGAAATGTCTGAAATagtaaaaacacacaaacaaaaatatgtaatagCTTAAAATGAATGTGATATACCATCAATGAATTTTAGAGGACTCTATTCTGTGAAATATGAACACAGACTTCTAGATTTGTGCAATGAGACTAAAAGACCAGGGCAATTAAAACACACGCATAAAAGCATCATTGCTTGTAAGTCAACTTGCTTGGAAGCTTAAATGCTTGTTAAAAGGATTTCTGCAAAAGacactttctttcctccttcatcCAAAACTCCCTCTGTATCCTGATGTCCACTAGAAAGACCACTGAAGCTGATCTTCTGCATCTGTATTATATTCAGCTTTGCAGTTATAGTCTAACACCACACTTTCTGATCAAATAAGGCAGCAAAAGTCACCTGCATACTTCCTTTCTTAAAAGGACTTGTCTGTGGACAAGAACACTGCTGCACTATGATATCGGTGTGAATTAAAACTGTATCAGCTTGAACTCTATGCAGAAGTATTCCATAAACTTCTAGCACTACTGTGAAATCACAGCATAAGCTCAAAAATCACTGGGAACGCAATTAGATTAGCCAACAAAAAGATGACATCACATACAGGCTGTCAAATTTGTTCACTATGAAACACTGccaaaaaatactttctgctaCGTAAAATACTGATACTTTGTTTCTGAAGTCATTGTCCCCATTTTGTATAAACAGCTAATGAAACTAGGAAGAAGTGACTGACCACAATTGCACAGAACATtagtgaaaagaaacagaaccaACTGGGAACAATTCGCAAGTTCTAATTGCTAGTTCCTTCTTAGCTAACAGGCCAAGCAAGAAAgtaaagaaactgaaagtaCTGAAAGTAACTGAAAGTAAATATGGTCAGCCTTCATCAGCATACCTGAGAATCCTCTACCACAGACCCAGACTGGCTTAAATCAGGCTGGTTTCCACCTGCTGCTCCAAGGCGACGCTTCACTGGGACTTTATTAAGGACATAGGCACCAGATGCCAGTGGTTTATTCATCACCTGTGtatcaataaataataaaaaatgaaggattATATACTCTGCTTTCTTGAAGTAGCAGTCATTTAGGAATGCTGATAACCTTCACTGCTCAATCACTAGTTTACTATAGCACAATACCTTTGACAGATTGCTATGCATCGTTACAGCTGGAGTTGTGGTCAGGGCTTGCTGCTGAAGGTGAAGTTGGTGATGAAGAGACTGTGTGGGTGTCTGCGGCTGTTGTTGCTGCAGCAATGGGGGCTGCTGTTCACTTTCTCTGTGCCACAGTACCCTTATAAACCGATTGTTCAGAACTGCCTCGGTGCTGGAAATTGCCTTCCTAGCCTCTTCATTAGTTAAGTACTGAATTAGAGCAGCTTCAGGATCATTCTGGAAAGCAACCTAAATCAAAAGTTCATTAGAATGCATTATTTCACAAGGAAGAAGACATCTCAACCAGTAGCAAACCAATCCACAAATAATCTGCAATAGTGAATGGGATACCCAATAATACTAACAGCTCAAAACACAGGTAAAACATTCTATGTAATTAAAGCCAAGTACCTTTTGGCAAATATTACACGTACTTGCAGCAGAGCCtatatacagtaaaataaaacaaaataaaaactactCCTCCACCAAATAGCATCACATACTCAGAGGACTGTGAACTGCCGCGGCGGTATGACTGAAGAGACCCTAGTGCTGACTCGAAAGCTCTTTATTCTAACCTACTGAAAGAAGCCTGCTGTCCAAGGATGTACAATGCAAAGGTTCACCACGGTCTCAAAGAAGCATTATCTAATTGTCTTCAGTAACactatttttctctaaaaattaaTCACAGGAATAAAAACATAACTCAGACTTTCCAGTATAATGATTGAGATAGCATGTTTTAAATGCATTACTTCATTATTGAGGTGCAGAAAGCACCACAGTATCTTTTGGGCTAAGACAAAATTCTGAACTCAAGAAATACATCGGCTTTCCAGGTACCTGTCTTTTATTTAGACCTCTAACCGAGGACTTAGGAGGCAACTGTTTTGTCTAGAAAAATAGATGGAaattaaatgctattttaacCATGTAACTACCTGTGTTTTGCTTATATAGTGCTTTCCCCCTTCTTACAGCGCAAGGAACACCACTGAACTGGAGCCAGTTCTAGGATGCAAAGCGGTAATAAACTGATGCATATAAAGACACCCCTGTAGCATTTTTGTCAAAATCCTGACTACGAAGTACTGTAGGACTATCATACAAGACAGAAATTGTTAGAGGATCTCTTTCGAAAATTATACACAAGTTCCTTAAAAACCTGAGTTGGTTTAGATACTGTTAAACCCGCAAGCCTTTCAAATTTGGTAAGACCTTATGAAGGCAGAAGCCAACATACTTTTACAGAATTAAGATAATAATACAGAGTAGAccaagaaaagctttctttgaatTTGATTACCTACTCTCCCAGTTAGCCTCCATTAAGATTTCTCAAGGAATGTAGTTCATCTGCAAAACTGAAGAAGGcttcagggaaaataaaatacccaTATACAGGCATAAAACTGAACTTTGTTTTTTACCTGAATGTTTACAATAGTTCCAAATTTGCTGAAATGTTCATTGAGCTGTGTAATATTGTTCAATTCTGGTGGAATTTTTCGAACTTCTAATTTCGTATTAGTATACtgattctttttcaaaaatccTGGCTTATTCTGGTTGTTATTTGCTTGCCtagagaaaatgagaacaagACAGCAATTTAGATAGGCATACATATACTTAAGTAAGGCAGCAAatgttaacttttatttttctcataaaaagTATACACTCTagacattaacaaaaaaaagctcCTCCCACCACCAAATATTTAGTCTCCATATTATGTGGACACAGATTTTTCTGACCCAACCAGCTCAAATTACAGGGACTAGTGAATAGTGATGTTCACAGCATTAATAGCAATAAAGTGCATTCCAATTAGTCAACTGCAGTTGTTAATTCTTACTTTCCCAGCCATGGTTTCTTTAACGGTGGACATTCCATGCTACTTGGAGATCTTTTCCTGCTGTCTGGTTCCAGGACAACTCTGGTTACGTTGCTGCTATTATTTGTAATGGGAATGGGAGGTTCAGTCTGGATTATAATATTGGCagctggaggaaaggaaaaagacctGTGTTACTCACCATACATCAACAGAGACATTGGAAAAGCTTTCACTTAGAACAGCAAAATAGGACTGAatttaagaacataaaaattaGGAAGACTTTATCAAGTTGGTCAGTTATGTTTATGAAGTTACTTCAGAGATCACTTGCTAGCCTAACGAAACAATCTGAAGAAAGCATTTAGTCCAGCCAGCAGGGATGAGATTTTGACCTTTAAGATTAGTATTAGCTTGAAGAAACAAAGCTATAACTCTATCTTTCAGGTACTGAAAATTCAGATTCTGCAGGAAAAGAAGGGGGGGTGGGGcggggagaaggaagaaaagagacaagGCTAGGTTCCCAGGTTTCACGTTAGAGTTCTGCAAAGTGGCGTGGGCTGAATAAACAACCAGCTTTCCCTGTATTAACCCTTGACAGTGAAAAAGCAACCAAGAACCCATTCCTCCCACTGCTATCCCCTTGTCATCCCTCCATTCAGTTTTCAACAACAAGCTGTTAATTAAGCACAACTATGGCATGAAATTATACTCTCAGAGATATTCAAGTTTGAAGCAACTTCTACAAACACAAAGCTAAAGCACTAGATCACAGTTTGCCAGGTATTTATTTACAACCTTTTTAAGATAATGCTATTGCTGTTAGTCTCCTGTGTATGCCAAATATTCAACTCCTAAAAAGAAGTCTGAGTTACAAGTCAATTTTTTATGGCTTTTACATATGCCAGAGCTCTGCTGATTACACTGGTGAGAACAAAGACTGGGCATTTTGGGGCATAGTTTTAATCTTACTTTGGAGGAAGATTTTAGAGTAAACCTTTCACACACGTGACAAAGACAGTAAAACAAGTGGTCTGAAGTACCACCACCAAACGCTCACCCATGCCTTACAATTGGAATGGGTTCTTAGGGAGAATCTGAGGGCCAGCAATAAAGCCCCAACCCTGCCTTTATGATGTTCATTAAGAtgaaaacagcaacagcaatttCTGCAATAATATTTAACCATATTCTTTATAGGATGAGTCACTGGAAGgaaatattgggaaaaaaaaataaaaaaatcttttttatctACCGAATAAGAAACACTGAAGTGTAGCTATAAACACTGAAAtttaacatcttttcttttaaggatCAGGGTGGggaaagcaggagggaaaaagaaagttacgctaacagaacaaaaatttatttcaagagCCTTGACTTGTTCTCTCCCCTAAAAGATATTTTGTACGTGTCACCACTAAGAGACTACATCCACATCCATCCAGTTAAGGATTTAGAATTACTTAAATGCAGACTGGGATTTCCATGGGCTAGGAGAATTAGAATGCTACCTGCAATGTTCATTTTAGAGAGAACATCTGGCTGACAGAGTCAGACCATCAAGTACAAAACAAGTACAAAAACATGCCCTCTTCACTACCTTCACAACAGCTGAGGCAAGTATTACAGATCATCACCTCTGTGCCCAAGGTCCTAAACATACCCTTGGCAAATCAAAAGCAGTCTTCAGACTGCACTGCTTAAAACCATCTTTCTgcaccatttttctttctagaagcACCCAGCACCCAAAAAGTGCCTTTACAGGCtaaagaggaataaaaacccaaccaaccaaccaaaaaaacccttgtaaCATTCCCAAGCAAGtggttatttttaatcaataagGCTGCTTTGACTTCAATATGATcatattagcattttaaaaaaggtagaGATGTCTCAAAATTGCTCTGGAATACTAGAACAGTGAGAAAAACTATTGCTTTCAGCccgaaaaaggggaaaataagtGTTGACGGTCTTGGACAAAAATAGCAACAGCAGTGACTAGAAACCCTTCCTACCTCTTGGATTTGTATCCATCTCCCCAGATGTTAGGCCAATTAGATTTGGACGCTGCGTTTGTGCTCTTGTAAAGAATTGTCGATACTGAGATCTACCAGCACTGGTAATACTAGGAGCTTCAGGGTTATAGCCATCTGGCTCATATGTATCtataaaaaaaggagagaaatgaaagaatttttcaAATGAGTTTAAGACTCaagtttaattttcctttaaggAAACGCATGGATGTCCAAGGATCAGAAGTTGTTTTggatgaagaaaagagaaaaagaggtcGTATAGCCAATGCGTGTAGCCATTTAAAACCCTCAACTGAACTTTATGCCCAAGTCTATTTGGGCATattctcttttggtttttaatctgATTGTTACTGTTTATCAAAAGCGCATAGGTCACAATAGTTGAGTATTGCTGATGAGCTGCCTGAAAAAGGAATGAGGTGTCTGTATGACAACCTTCACAACGTCTGACTGTTTCAAGGGGAGCAACAAAAGATTTAGTCTGAGCATTTATTCTGTAGGGCCTAACATGCAAAGAGATTTTCAGTCTTTGCTGCCCAGCAGTTTAGTTTActtcagaaaaggatttttggGGAAGAATGTACTTAAAACGATTCCAATCAAAGAAAGCTGAGAAATCAGGTAATTTTACCAATACTTACCTATTAAATTATCTTAATTTATGTAAGAATGAGATCAGCTGCCTAGCTCCAGTAAGGTActaatgattattttaattaaaaggggTAACCATGAGAATACAAGATGACAGAACTGACTCATATTGTTCCTTCACCCCAAGGTCCAAATCAAGGATGATGCATTTTTCCAaccatgaaa from Buteo buteo chromosome 24, bButBut1.hap1.1, whole genome shotgun sequence encodes the following:
- the RBM27 gene encoding RNA-binding protein 27 isoform X2, which produces MIIENVDALKSWLAKLLEPICDADPSALANYVVALVKKDKPEKELKAFCADQLDVFLQKETSGFVDKLFESLYTKSYLPSLEPTKVEAKPAGQEKEEVKEELCLKQNFQESVEEERDGRKKKYSSPQRSRADSSEQRTREKKRDDGKWRDYDRYYDRSDLYREKSGWRRGRSKSRSKSRGLSRSRSRSRGRSKDRDTNRSVEHRERSKFKSERNDVEGSYNPVSVSPSKSTEQYSSAQSIPSAVTVIAPAHHLENTTESWSNYYNNHSNPSSFGRNPPPKRRCRDYDERGFCVLGDLCQFDHGNDPLVVDEVSLPSMIPFPPPPPGLPPPPGMLLPPLPGPARNMRLPVPQAHPQAPPPVVLPVPNTYEPDGYNPEAPSITSAGRSQYRQFFTRAQTQRPNLIGLTSGEMDTNPRAANIIIQTEPPIPITNNSSNVTRVVLEPDSRKRSPSSMECPPLKKPWLGKQANNNQNKPGFLKKNQYTNTKLEVRKIPPELNNITQLNEHFSKFGTIVNIQVAFQNDPEAALIQYLTNEEARKAISSTEAVLNNRFIRVLWHRESEQQPPLLQQQQPQTPTQSLHHQLHLQQQALTTTPAVTMHSNLSKVMNKPLASGAYVLNKVPVKRRLGAAGGNQPDLSQSGSVVEDSQTFPTSTSHSKMVYSSSNLKTSMKPGAGSKPHDVQEALKKKQEAMKLQQDMRKKKQEMLEKQIECQKMLISKLEKNKAMKPEERAEIMKTLKELAGKISQLKDELKTSSTTSTPSKLKSKTEAQKELLDAELDFHKRLSSGEDTTELRKKLNQLQVEAARLGILPVGRGKTVPAQGRGRGRGRGGRGRGMLNHMVVDHRPKALTVGGFIEEEKDELLQHFSKFGDIEDLQEEDSPLSVVLTFKSRSEAENAANQGSRFKDRRLQISWYKPKVPSVSTEIEEEESKEEETETSDLFLHEDDDDDDEDEDESRSWRR
- the RBM27 gene encoding RNA-binding protein 27 isoform X1 — protein: MIIENVDALKSWLAKLLEPICDADPSALANYVVALVKKDKPEKELKAFCADQLDVFLQKETSGFVDKLFESLYTKSYLPSLEPTKVEAKPAGQEKEEVKEENFQESVEEERDGRKKKYSSPQRSRADSSEQRTREKKRDDGKWRDYDRYYDRSDLYREKSGWRRGRSKSRSKSRGLSRSRSRSRGRSKDRDTNRSVEHRERSKFKSERNDVEGSYNPVSVSPSKSTEQYSSAQSIPSAVTVIAPAHHLENTTESWSNYYNNHSNPSSFGRNPPPKRRCRDYDERGFCVLGDLCQFDHGNDPLVVDEVSLPSMIPFPPPPPGLPPPPGMLLPPLPGPARNMRLPVPQAHPQAPPPVVLPVPRPPLTQSSLINNRDQPGTSAVPSLAPVGARLPPPLPQNLLYTVSEHTYEPDGYNPEAPSITSAGRSQYRQFFTRAQTQRPNLIGLTSGEMDTNPRAANIIIQTEPPIPITNNSSNVTRVVLEPDSRKRSPSSMECPPLKKPWLGKQANNNQNKPGFLKKNQYTNTKLEVRKIPPELNNITQLNEHFSKFGTIVNIQVAFQNDPEAALIQYLTNEEARKAISSTEAVLNNRFIRVLWHRESEQQPPLLQQQQPQTPTQSLHHQLHLQQQALTTTPAVTMHSNLSKVMNKPLASGAYVLNKVPVKRRLGAAGGNQPDLSQSGSVVEDSQTFPTSTSHSKMVYSSSNLKTSMKPGAGSKPHDVQEALKKKQEAMKLQQDMRKKKQEMLEKQIECQKMLISKLEKNKAMKPEERAEIMKTLKELAGKISQLKDELKTSSTTSTPSKLKSKTEAQKELLDAELDFHKRLSSGEDTTELRKKLNQLQVEAARLGILPVGRGKTVPAQGRGRGRGRGGRGRGMLNHMVVDHRPKALTVGGFIEEEKDELLQHFSKFGDIEDLQEEDSPLSVVLTFKSRSEAENAANQGSRFKDRRLQISWYKPKVPSVSTEIEEEESKEEETETSDLFLHEDDDDDDEDEDESRSWRR